From Cecembia calidifontis, one genomic window encodes:
- a CDS encoding NUDIX hydrolase, translating into MLEVDENKSLEGNVELVPQLTLDCVIFGFHGSSLKVLLLKWKGTEYYSLPGGTVKQEESLDDAAIRVLKERTGLDKIFLRQFYTFGKVERYDRESIRKKLAHLVNPDLWYKRPISVGYYALVDFEEVFPNPDLLSESCGWWDLSDVPELLFDHNEILEKALHALRLELSFQPVGLNLLPEKFTMPDMMRMYEAILGKKIDPRNFQKKILKSGIVIKLDEVKKGVAHKSPFLYKFDANKYEEVLKEGGLFFI; encoded by the coding sequence ATGTTGGAAGTAGATGAAAATAAATCCTTGGAAGGGAATGTTGAACTTGTTCCACAGCTGACCCTGGATTGTGTGATATTCGGGTTTCATGGGAGTTCTCTTAAGGTGTTGCTGTTAAAATGGAAGGGTACTGAATACTACAGTCTTCCAGGTGGGACGGTAAAGCAAGAGGAGTCTTTGGATGATGCAGCAATACGGGTCTTAAAGGAAAGGACCGGTTTGGATAAGATATTTTTGCGTCAATTTTACACCTTTGGCAAAGTCGAAAGGTACGATAGAGAGTCAATTAGGAAAAAGCTTGCCCATTTGGTAAATCCAGATCTTTGGTACAAAAGGCCAATATCGGTAGGATATTATGCTTTAGTGGATTTTGAGGAGGTTTTTCCTAATCCTGATTTACTTTCCGAGTCCTGTGGCTGGTGGGATTTGAGTGATGTGCCTGAATTGTTGTTTGACCATAATGAAATTCTTGAAAAGGCCCTCCATGCCTTAAGGTTGGAACTGAGTTTTCAGCCGGTAGGCCTCAACTTGTTGCCTGAAAAATTTACCATGCCTGACATGATGCGTATGTATGAGGCTATTCTTGGGAAAAAGATTGATCCCAGGAATTTCCAGAAAAAGATATTGAAATCCGGAATTGTGATCAAACTGGATGAAGTTAAAAAAGGAGTGGCTCATAAATCCCCTTTCCTTTACAAGTTTGATGCAAATAAATATGAGGAAGTTTTAAAAGAAGGGGGCTTGTTTTTTATTTGA
- a CDS encoding AI-2E family transporter has protein sequence MDSLRILHLQKAAYSLIIFVLVIWIMMAGSVILIPLVWGAFFAFALYPISNWLEERGFPRAMAILLTLIFVTFLAVFVFYSLTDQVIGLIKDIPNIKASFYRKMNIYIEDVGEFLGPDSDFPLTSDLMNPKNLEVALFETGRSLVLLGVMPLFIFLMLYYKDFFSEFLRKLSKDGEPKVLSFIEDSGKVIQSYLLGMLLVTIIVSIISGVTFYFLGIKYYLLFAVFIAVMNLIPYVGVIFSSLLLVFYVLLTTDSMFYPLATLFMLWLIQFVENNFITPVVVGGKVRVNAFAVILAILIGGFIWGVSGMILFIPLAGLLKITFERIPSLAPFGYLLGDIYPVIEKRENFYKKLIKKIKNQRNK, from the coding sequence ATGGATTCCCTACGAATATTGCACTTACAAAAAGCGGCCTATTCTTTAATCATTTTCGTGTTAGTGATTTGGATCATGATGGCAGGTTCGGTCATTTTGATTCCTTTGGTTTGGGGGGCTTTTTTTGCTTTTGCCCTTTATCCTATTTCCAATTGGCTGGAAGAAAGAGGTTTTCCCAGGGCAATGGCAATTTTATTGACACTGATCTTCGTTACTTTCTTGGCAGTATTTGTTTTTTATTCTCTCACAGATCAGGTAATTGGTTTGATTAAAGATATTCCCAATATAAAAGCATCATTTTACAGAAAAATGAACATTTATATAGAGGATGTCGGGGAATTTTTAGGGCCGGATTCAGATTTTCCGTTGACTTCTGATTTAATGAATCCCAAAAACCTGGAAGTTGCTTTGTTTGAAACGGGAAGATCTTTGGTTTTATTGGGGGTAATGCCTTTGTTTATTTTCTTAATGCTGTATTACAAGGACTTTTTTAGTGAATTTCTAAGGAAATTATCCAAAGATGGTGAACCGAAAGTATTGAGTTTTATTGAGGATTCCGGGAAAGTAATCCAATCCTATTTGCTGGGAATGTTGTTAGTGACCATTATTGTCAGTATTATTTCCGGAGTGACCTTTTACTTTTTGGGGATCAAGTATTACCTTTTATTTGCTGTATTCATTGCAGTGATGAACCTGATACCCTATGTGGGCGTGATTTTCAGTTCTTTGCTCTTGGTTTTTTATGTGTTGTTGACTACAGACAGTATGTTTTATCCTTTGGCTACACTTTTTATGTTATGGTTGATACAGTTTGTGGAGAATAACTTCATTACCCCGGTAGTAGTGGGGGGGAAAGTGAGGGTAAATGCCTTTGCGGTTATTTTGGCCATTTTGATTGGAGGATTTATTTGGGGGGTGTCGGGAATGATACTTTTCATTCCGCTAGCCGGTCTCTTGAAAATTACTTTTGAAAGGATCCCATCTTTGGCTCCTTTTGGTTATTTGTTGGGGGATATTTATCCTGTTATTGAGAAGAGGGAAAATTTTTACAAAAAATTAATCAAGAAAATAAAAAACCAAAGGAACAAGTAA
- a CDS encoding M28 family peptidase, whose translation MKKSHLLTLTFAFFAGFSLQAQTLDGFAKNSAARQKTIENQFKESVDFSRFKIHLSTITADPHPAGSAANEKVKDYMVETMQKAGWDVKVYPYDVYLTKGQGESLIELVYPIRKPLNQQEYIVDDNPYSRHPELKKGWNAFSGSGDVTAEVVYANYGTKADFEKLKELDIDIKGKIVLARYGANFRGYKAKFAEEYGAAGLIIFTDPADAGYTRGPVYPEGFLFNDNSIQRGSLLTVDWTGDALTPFEPALPLDSKTKIKRLDPKEVKGLHKIPVTPISYGSAQEILEKMKGKPVPAAWQGGLPFTYRLEGGPGLLVRLKVEQEKGLVRANNVVATLKGATHPDEWIILGCHYDAWSFGSTDPNSGTAMLLSMTETLGKLAAQGIRPSRSIMVAHWDAEEHGVIGSTEWVEQFRDELKAKAVAYINLDAAVGGRNFGASASPTLKKIIMDAAKEVLYPDSEKTVYEIWAANREEPAIGNLGGGSDHIAFYMHVGIPSINGGAGGPSLYHTNYDDMYFYEKFADPSFKMGGTVEQLIGIIAMRLANAELIPYELSRYPKDLDIHFANAEKEVKGYYGEFKGFDKSKAAIASLKESAASLESKISSFLESGNPDSRRVASINKDLMDFEKSFIDPQGMYFGNWYRSLYASTDPFSGYASWVLPGIQYEIELKSKDRLQEWDDRYSAAILDLKRKMDELNKKIN comes from the coding sequence ATGAAGAAATCACACTTACTGACATTAACTTTCGCATTTTTTGCAGGATTTTCCTTGCAAGCTCAAACCTTGGACGGCTTTGCAAAAAATTCCGCAGCCAGACAAAAAACAATAGAAAATCAGTTCAAAGAATCTGTTGATTTCAGCAGGTTCAAAATCCATCTCAGTACCATCACGGCAGATCCCCATCCAGCTGGAAGTGCAGCCAATGAAAAGGTGAAAGATTATATGGTTGAAACCATGCAAAAGGCCGGTTGGGACGTAAAAGTCTATCCTTATGATGTTTACCTGACCAAAGGCCAAGGAGAGTCTTTGATAGAACTGGTTTACCCTATCCGAAAACCTCTCAACCAACAAGAATACATTGTAGATGATAACCCGTATTCCAGACATCCTGAGCTGAAAAAAGGTTGGAACGCCTTCTCCGGTAGTGGTGATGTGACCGCTGAAGTGGTTTATGCCAATTATGGCACAAAGGCTGATTTTGAAAAATTAAAAGAACTTGACATTGACATCAAGGGAAAAATTGTTTTGGCGAGGTATGGAGCAAACTTCAGAGGATATAAAGCAAAATTTGCTGAAGAATATGGGGCGGCAGGATTGATCATATTCACAGATCCCGCAGATGCCGGCTATACAAGAGGACCTGTATACCCGGAGGGCTTCCTTTTCAATGACAATTCCATCCAAAGAGGTTCATTGCTTACAGTGGATTGGACAGGTGATGCATTGACTCCTTTTGAACCTGCACTTCCCCTTGATAGCAAAACCAAGATCAAAAGACTTGATCCCAAAGAAGTTAAAGGATTACACAAAATACCTGTCACCCCCATTTCCTATGGCTCAGCACAGGAGATTTTAGAAAAAATGAAGGGAAAACCTGTTCCTGCGGCTTGGCAGGGAGGCCTTCCATTTACATACCGCCTTGAAGGAGGCCCAGGTCTTCTGGTCAGGTTAAAAGTGGAACAAGAGAAGGGCTTAGTCCGGGCAAACAATGTTGTGGCTACCCTAAAAGGGGCTACCCATCCAGATGAATGGATCATTTTGGGTTGTCATTATGATGCTTGGTCCTTTGGATCTACAGATCCAAACTCAGGAACGGCAATGCTGTTGAGCATGACCGAAACACTTGGAAAACTGGCCGCTCAGGGAATAAGGCCTTCACGTTCTATCATGGTTGCCCATTGGGATGCTGAAGAACATGGGGTGATTGGATCCACAGAATGGGTGGAGCAATTTAGAGATGAACTGAAGGCAAAAGCAGTGGCATATATCAACTTGGATGCAGCAGTTGGTGGTCGGAATTTTGGGGCTTCAGCATCCCCTACCCTCAAAAAAATCATTATGGATGCCGCTAAGGAAGTCTTATACCCCGACTCCGAAAAAACAGTATATGAGATTTGGGCAGCAAACAGAGAAGAGCCTGCGATTGGTAACCTGGGAGGTGGTTCTGACCATATTGCCTTCTATATGCATGTGGGCATTCCTTCCATCAATGGAGGTGCCGGAGGTCCATCCTTATACCACACCAACTATGATGACATGTACTTCTATGAAAAATTTGCTGACCCCAGCTTTAAAATGGGAGGAACAGTAGAGCAGCTTATAGGTATTATTGCCATGCGTTTGGCCAATGCGGAGCTCATTCCTTACGAATTGAGCAGATATCCTAAAGACCTTGATATCCACTTTGCAAATGCTGAAAAAGAGGTAAAAGGCTACTACGGGGAATTCAAGGGATTCGACAAATCCAAAGCAGCTATTGCTTCCCTGAAAGAAAGTGCAGCGTCCTTGGAGTCCAAAATCAGTTCTTTCCTTGAATCAGGCAATCCAGATTCAAGAAGGGTAGCTTCCATCAACAAGGACCTTATGGATTTTGAAAAAAGCTTTATTGACCCCCAAGGCATGTATTTTGGAAATTGGTACAGGTCTTTGTATGCCTCGACAGATCCTTTCAGCGGTTATGCTTCCTGGGTACTTCCTGGAATCCAATACGAAATTGAATTGAAATCCAAAGACCGGTTACAGGAATGGGATGACCGCTACAGTGCCGCAATTTTGGATCTAAAAAGAAAAATGGATGAACTGAATAAAAAAATCAATTAA